From Arcobacter sp. CECT 8983, the proteins below share one genomic window:
- a CDS encoding AraC family transcriptional regulator yields the protein MDKFIYKNSQLGITALSAKINKFSYKKHAHEEYAIGVTLRGVQEYKLEGWSKASYANGVMLFNPEQVHDGKAGHYKEGIDYVMLYIKPELFLEGICKKDIVTFSEPIVYKDKLKVDILNLSKAILNNYDDALCNELYLELVDNFSSKELLSTYKNENEIIKKAKEIIYYELDNVLYLEDISKQLSLSKFDFIRLFKANTGITPYQFFLNAKVVHSKRYLEITKDIYGAVVEFGFTDLSHYNRNFKKVYGITPLQYISQL from the coding sequence ACAGCTTTATCAGCTAAAATAAATAAATTTTCTTATAAAAAACATGCCCATGAAGAGTATGCTATAGGTGTTACTTTAAGAGGAGTTCAAGAGTATAAATTAGAAGGTTGGTCAAAAGCTTCTTATGCAAATGGTGTAATGCTTTTTAACCCAGAACAAGTTCATGATGGAAAAGCAGGGCACTATAAAGAAGGAATTGATTATGTTATGCTTTATATTAAGCCAGAACTTTTTTTAGAGGGAATTTGTAAAAAAGATATTGTAACTTTTTCAGAACCTATTGTTTATAAAGATAAATTGAAAGTAGATATTTTAAATCTTTCAAAAGCAATATTAAATAACTATGATGATGCTTTGTGTAATGAACTATATTTAGAATTAGTTGATAACTTTTCATCAAAAGAGCTTTTATCTACATATAAAAATGAAAATGAAATTATTAAAAAAGCAAAAGAGATTATATATTATGAACTTGATAATGTTTTATATTTAGAAGATATTTCAAAGCAATTAAGTTTATCAAAGTTCGATTTTATAAGACTTTTTAAAGCAAATACAGGAATAACACCATATCAATTTTTTTTAAATGCAAAAGTAGTACACTCTAAAAGATATTTAGAAATTACAAAAGACATTTATGGTGCAGTTGTAGAATTTGGGTTTACTGACCTTTCTCATTATAATCGAAACTTTAAAAAAGTATATGGAATTACACCTTTACAGTATATTTCTCAACTTTGA